In a genomic window of Anoxybacter fermentans:
- a CDS encoding DUF4405 domain-containing protein produces MKVNLIKVRGIISLLLLILFIVISVTGIGLWLAPSGRIARQIEWSFLGLNKELLEDLHTYTGFIMIFLTIVHLLLNYKMLFNEIKHLLKR; encoded by the coding sequence ATGAAAGTAAATTTAATTAAGGTAAGAGGTATTATTTCATTATTGTTATTAATTTTGTTTATCGTTATTTCAGTGACAGGTATAGGTTTATGGCTGGCTCCCTCGGGGAGAATAGCAAGACAAATTGAATGGAGTTTTTTGGGGCTTAATAAAGAATTATTGGAAGACTTACATACTTATACTGGTTTTATTATGATTTTTCTAACCATAGTTCATTTATTATTAAATTATAAAATGTTATTTAATGAAATAAAACATTTATTGAAAAGATAA
- a CDS encoding M50 family metallopeptidase, whose product MKKEFIQWFLILLLTILISTFLHEVGHGVSAYLKGVPVSTGFNKVGNIYKSPGDEDFRSHDFKDSWDLGPIITWILAIIFTIALFKVNNKLPVVIIGSFAFTNSLLRLLPMINSYFSLLTSGRLAIEDEISMGLLWYEMSGITIMKYIPSLISILVSLICLHYVIKNLRKKIPALFQDKWSFTLISLTALIIAIPILNFLDQHVRINWG is encoded by the coding sequence ATGAAAAAAGAATTTATACAATGGTTTCTAATTTTATTGTTGACCATATTAATATCTACTTTTCTGCATGAAGTTGGGCATGGTGTTAGTGCATATTTAAAAGGGGTTCCTGTAAGTACTGGTTTTAATAAAGTTGGTAATATCTATAAGTCTCCTGGTGATGAAGATTTCAGGAGCCATGATTTTAAAGATTCCTGGGATCTGGGGCCTATTATTACCTGGATTTTAGCAATTATATTTACTATAGCATTATTTAAAGTAAATAATAAATTACCAGTTGTTATAATTGGGTCATTTGCTTTTACCAATTCTCTTTTAAGATTATTACCTATGATTAATTCATATTTTTCTTTGTTAACCAGTGGCAGATTAGCAATTGAAGATGAAATATCTATGGGCCTATTATGGTATGAAATGTCTGGCATAACTATTATGAAATATATACCGTCGTTAATTTCGATTTTGGTATCTTTGATATGTTTACATTATGTGATAAAAAATTTAAGAAAAAAGATACCAGCCCTTTTTCAAGATAAATGGTCCTTTACTTTAATAAGTTTAACTGCATTAATTATTGCCATACCAATACTAAACTTTTTAGATCAGCATGTAAGAATAAATTGGGGTTAA
- a CDS encoding MFS transporter, with amino-acid sequence MDFTKNIKTYYIYSTFANLLILGPIIVLFFIAKGLSFTQIMILNSIAAISIVIFEVPTGAVADKYGRKVSLVLGALLWAVSLFMYIIGTRFFIFILAEIIFSLGATLKSGADTAMIYDSLKVMGKVKEFQKIEGHAQSFALYAQAIGSVIAGFIYEINIYLPLAISIGFMLITILITLNFKEPPIEEKKGKYGINYLDQIKESGRYILGHEKIKAIIFYSMIFFIFYRTGFWYFQPYMESVKIPVRYFGIIFFLFNITAAFTAKRVDKIMSITKPRTLTFMSLLLLVSFILLATIKVWVGVFAILLQQMARGLYRPVTRKYLNKHIPSDKRATILSFASMATNIAFAIVSPFMGMLKDSTDIFTTHLVLAITMALMTYITMKYMDKRLGIQHKVTGRV; translated from the coding sequence ATGGATTTTACCAAAAATATTAAAACATATTATATATACTCTACTTTTGCCAATCTACTAATTCTTGGTCCGATCATAGTTTTATTTTTTATTGCTAAAGGATTATCCTTTACTCAAATAATGATTTTAAATTCCATTGCTGCAATTTCAATAGTAATTTTCGAGGTACCGACAGGTGCTGTAGCTGACAAATATGGAAGAAAAGTCAGTTTGGTTCTTGGGGCTTTGTTATGGGCAGTTAGTCTATTTATGTATATTATTGGAACCAGGTTTTTTATTTTTATTTTAGCTGAAATCATTTTCAGTTTGGGTGCAACTTTAAAATCAGGCGCAGATACTGCTATGATTTATGATTCCTTAAAAGTAATGGGGAAGGTAAAAGAATTTCAGAAAATTGAAGGTCATGCCCAATCTTTTGCATTATATGCTCAGGCTATCGGTTCTGTCATAGCTGGATTTATTTATGAAATTAATATTTACCTACCTCTGGCTATATCTATTGGATTTATGTTAATTACTATTCTCATAACACTTAATTTTAAAGAACCGCCAATTGAAGAGAAAAAAGGTAAATACGGTATTAATTATTTAGACCAGATTAAAGAGAGCGGAAGATATATTCTTGGCCATGAGAAAATCAAAGCAATTATATTTTATTCTATGATCTTTTTCATCTTTTATCGGACAGGATTTTGGTATTTTCAGCCTTACATGGAAAGTGTCAAAATTCCTGTGCGATACTTCGGGATCATATTCTTTTTATTTAACATAACCGCTGCCTTTACAGCCAAACGTGTAGATAAAATAATGTCTATTACAAAACCGCGTACTTTAACTTTTATGTCTCTCCTTTTACTTGTATCATTTATTCTATTAGCGACTATAAAAGTCTGGGTAGGTGTATTTGCCATTTTACTTCAACAGATGGCCAGAGGGCTTTATAGACCTGTAACCAGAAAATATTTGAATAAGCATATACCATCTGATAAAAGAGCTACTATACTTTCCTTTGCGAGCATGGCAACCAATATTGCTTTTGCAATTGTTTCTCCTTTTATGGGTATGTTAAAAGATTCTACTGATATTTTTACTACCCATCTGGTGTTAGCAATAACAATGGCCCTGATGACTTATATTACTATGAAATATATGGATAAACGGTTGGGAATACAGCATAAAGTGACTGGAAGAGTATGA
- a CDS encoding 4Fe-4S binding protein, producing MARRKGKVSIRSEWCKGCNICVSFCPTGVLALEKNVAVLVAPEKCVGCMLCELRCPDYAISVEVVKNDG from the coding sequence ATGGCCAGGCGGAAAGGCAAGGTTTCTATTAGATCAGAATGGTGTAAAGGATGCAATATATGTGTCTCTTTCTGTCCAACCGGAGTATTGGCATTAGAGAAAAATGTTGCAGTTTTAGTAGCTCCTGAAAAATGTGTTGGATGTATGTTATGTGAACTGCGCTGTCCTGATTATGCAATTTCTGTTGAGGTGGTGAAGAATGATGGCTGA
- a CDS encoding 2-oxoacid:acceptor oxidoreductase subunit alpha, protein MAEKQILLQGNEAVVEGAIAAGCRFYAGYPITPSSEIAEGMARRLPQVGGKFIQMEDEIGGMAATIGASLAGLKSMTATSGPGFSLKQENIGFAVMTEIPCVIVNVQRMGPSTGLPTSPGQGDMIQARFGTHGDSSIIALTPSNVKEAFDLTIKAFNFAERFRSPVILLLDEIVGHMRENVKLPGADEIEIINRKRPTCKPEEYFPYQPDEDLIPPIADYGTGYRFHITGLYHDKTGFPKGQSPMISDLLLRLHDKILKYQDEVTLIESKYLDDAEIVVLSYGGIMGSAISAVESARKEGKKVGWIKLITIWPFPDQYLLEVAKKVKAFIIPELNLGQIQREVQRATLGKAEIIGLHRVDGDIIRPEEILDKIREVL, encoded by the coding sequence ATGGCTGAAAAACAAATACTGCTCCAGGGCAATGAAGCTGTTGTCGAAGGAGCTATTGCTGCAGGTTGTAGGTTTTATGCCGGTTATCCCATTACCCCATCATCTGAGATTGCAGAGGGAATGGCCCGGCGGCTTCCACAGGTAGGTGGAAAGTTTATTCAAATGGAAGATGAGATAGGTGGGATGGCAGCTACTATTGGTGCTTCTTTAGCTGGCTTAAAATCCATGACTGCAACCAGTGGCCCTGGATTTTCACTAAAGCAGGAAAACATTGGGTTTGCTGTCATGACTGAGATTCCCTGTGTAATCGTCAATGTGCAGAGGATGGGCCCGAGTACAGGTTTGCCAACTTCTCCGGGCCAGGGTGATATGATTCAGGCAAGATTTGGTACTCACGGTGATAGTTCCATTATTGCTCTGACACCCAGTAACGTAAAAGAAGCATTTGATCTTACCATCAAAGCCTTTAATTTTGCAGAAAGATTTCGGAGTCCGGTTATTTTGCTATTAGATGAAATAGTAGGACATATGCGGGAAAATGTAAAATTGCCCGGAGCAGATGAGATAGAGATAATAAATCGAAAGCGGCCTACATGTAAACCAGAAGAATATTTCCCTTATCAGCCTGATGAAGATCTGATTCCGCCTATTGCTGATTACGGTACAGGTTATCGCTTCCACATAACAGGTTTATATCATGATAAGACTGGTTTTCCAAAAGGCCAATCCCCTATGATTTCTGATCTATTACTCAGGCTCCATGATAAAATTTTAAAATATCAGGATGAAGTGACACTGATTGAAAGTAAATATTTAGATGATGCAGAGATTGTCGTTTTAAGTTATGGAGGCATTATGGGTTCAGCTATCTCTGCTGTAGAGAGTGCACGTAAAGAAGGCAAGAAAGTGGGATGGATTAAATTGATAACTATCTGGCCTTTCCCGGATCAGTATTTATTGGAGGTTGCCAAAAAAGTCAAGGCTTTTATCATTCCTGAACTGAACCTGGGTCAGATTCAGAGGGAAGTTCAAAGGGCTACTCTTGGAAAAGCAGAAATTATCGGTTTGCATCGGGTTGATGGGGATATCATTCGTCCAGAAGAGATTTTAGATAAGATCCGGGAGGTGCTCTAA
- a CDS encoding anaerobic ribonucleoside-triphosphate reductase activating protein yields MLPIVGWQKTSLIDYPKKISSIFFTPGCNFRCPYCHNPQLVTDTVDLETIPEDIIWAHLKKRRKVLDGVVITGGEPTLHGEKLIEFIFKIKKMGYLVKLDTNGSQPELLKRLIEDNLIDYIAMDLKTSIPEYTIFTRTDVDLNKIKESIEFLIQSANSKLVDVEFRTTLHPRLHNEKIFHQMVELIKDAPRYVLQTFRSNITLDPEYLRTQPFTEHKMIEFLNIAKKYVKECLIR; encoded by the coding sequence ATGCTTCCTATAGTCGGATGGCAAAAGACTTCTCTTATCGATTATCCGAAAAAAATTTCAAGTATTTTTTTTACCCCAGGATGTAATTTCCGCTGTCCCTATTGCCATAATCCTCAATTGGTAACGGATACTGTCGATCTTGAAACTATACCTGAAGATATCATCTGGGCTCATTTAAAAAAGCGGCGCAAAGTTTTGGATGGAGTGGTCATCACAGGTGGTGAACCTACTTTACATGGTGAAAAATTAATAGAATTTATTTTTAAGATTAAAAAAATGGGCTATCTGGTTAAACTGGATACCAACGGAAGTCAACCTGAACTTTTAAAAAGATTAATAGAAGACAATTTGATAGACTATATCGCAATGGACTTAAAGACTTCTATCCCAGAATATACCATATTTACAAGAACGGATGTTGACCTTAATAAAATAAAAGAAAGTATTGAATTTTTAATACAAAGCGCCAATTCAAAACTAGTTGATGTGGAATTTCGTACCACTTTACATCCTCGTCTCCATAACGAAAAGATCTTCCACCAAATGGTTGAATTGATAAAAGATGCACCGCGATACGTTCTTCAGACCTTTCGAAGTAATATAACCTTAGATCCAGAATATCTTAGAACCCAACCATTTACCGAACATAAGATGATAGAATTCCTGAATATTGCTAAAAAATATGTTAAGGAATGTTTGATTAGATGA